The segment TCCGCACGAAGCTCCCCATTCTTGGTACCAGCCAGCAAAATCTCATCTACCACATGTAAATACCCTTTTAGCACCTCGTTAATCTTTAAGCGAAGCTCCAGGTTGGATTGTCGCAACTCCAATTGGGTTACGATTGCTAGATGGTGATCTGCAGCAAGCATGGTGAAATGTTTTTCAATCAACGTTAATAATTTCTCTGTTGATGTCGATTTTCCTGCAATTTCTTGACGAATCTTTTCGACGAAGAGTCCCATTTTTTCTTGAAAAAGAGAAATGAGGATATCTTCTTTATTTTTAAAGTATAGATAGATGGTACCGTCCGCTACTCCTGCCTGTTTGGCAATCTTAGAAACTTGCGCGTGATGGTAGCCGTTTTCGGCTATGACAATAACCGCCGCATCTATTATTTGCTTATATTTAGGCTTTTGTTGTTTCAACCTATTCGCTCCTTTTAGGAAAATGAATGAATCATCATTCATATTTTCATGATACTGTACCCTGAATGAACTGTCAATCATTATCTTATCATAATTTTCGTGCAAATTACTAATTATTTATTTGGTGAGAAAAGAGCCAATTAAAAAGAGAGGGTATCATCCCTCTCCCCCCGGTCTAACTTATTTTGCGATTTTCTGTTTTTCTTCATCCACAAGTGCTCTTCTCAAAATCTTTCCAACTGCTGTCTTTGGAAGCTCATCTCTGAATTCATAAAGTCTTGGAACCTTGTAGGCAGCTAAGTGTTTGCGGGCATAGGCATCCAGTTCTTCTTCTGTAAGAGTGGCTCCTGCCTTTTTAACAATATAAGCCTTCACGGTCTCACCACGATATGCATCCGGGACGCCTGCCACCACTACCTCCTGGATTTGTTCATGCTCATAAAGCACTTCCTCTATCTCCCGTGGATAGATGTTGAAACCGCCAGCAATGATCATGTCTTTCTTACGGTCTACCACATAGAAATAGCCACGTTCGTCCATATAGCCAAGGTCCCCTGTCAATAACCATCCGTCTTTTAGCACTGCTTCTGTTTCTTCTTTTCTGTTCCAGTAACCCTTCATGATTTGAGGGCCTTTTACAGCAATTTCACCAATTTCCCCGACAGGAGCCAGTTCGCCGTTTTCCATGGAGAGGATGACGGATTCTGTATTTGGCCAAGGAATGCCGATGCTACCAGATACCCTTTCATCCCAAAGGAAGTTTGCATGCGTGACCGGGGATGCTTCTGAAAGCCCGTATCCTTCCACCAACTTCCCTCCTGTTACTCGTTCGAACTGTTCCTGCACTTCAACAGGCAATGCTGCCGAACCACTGATACAGGAATCAATGGATGATAGGTCATATTTTTGAATATCAGGATGGTTCAAGAGAGCGATATAGATCGTGGGTGCTCCCGGGAAAAGCGTCGGCTTCTCCTTTTGGATGGTTTTCAAGGTTGTCTCCGGATCGAATTTAGGCAAGAGCACCATTTCGAAAGCCTGCATGATGGAAAGGTTCATAACAGCTGTCATTCCATACACATGGAAGAACGGAAGGATACCGATGACCTTTTCCTGTGCTTTTTTGCATCGATACATCCATTTTACACTCATCATCGTATTGGAAACGAGATTCATATGTGTCAACATGACTCCTTTAGGAAATCCTGTTGTTCCTCCTGTATATTGAAGCAAAGCAAGATCTTCGTTCGGGTCTATCGGAATATCAATCATTTGTGCTTCTGATTGTTTGATCACTTCCGTAAATAAGTGGTTTTCCCCGCTATGTTCCACTTTAACGACAATCCCATATTGTTTCTTCTGTACAAACGGATACAGCATGTTCTTAGGGAACGGTAGATAGTCCTTTATTCCCGTGACAATGACATGCTTCAATTTTGTCAGCGCTTTCACTTTTGAAACTCTCGGATAAAGAATATCCAATGTGATGATGACTTCCGAACCGGAATCATTCACCTGATATTCGAGCTCACGTTCCATGTAAAGAGGGTTCGTCTGCACGACAATTCCTCCTGCAAACAGGACACCATAATAACTGATAACCGCTTGGGGACAGTTGGGCAGCATGATGGACACCCTGTCACCCTTTTCAATTCCGAGTCCTTTTAAGTAGTTTGCCAGTTTTAAAGATTGATCATACACTTCTTCAAATGTCAGTTTCTTGCCAAGGAAGCTTATGGCCGTTTTTGTTGGGTACTCTTCCGCTGCTTGTTTTAAAAATGACTGCAATGTTCGTTCTTCGAAGTTGATCTCATGAGGTATTTCATCTGGATAAAGTGATAGCCACGGCTTATTCACTACTTGCTCCATTCCATTCCCTCCTCTTTATCGGCCTGTACTACTACAAAAGGCCCATATCTGTTTGTTATAGTATATCAGTAATCCGATGAAAATTATAACATTTTTTTGATTTTTGCAAAAATATAGTTTTGACAGCTATTCAAAAACCCGCATCGTTGTCTTACTTTCTAACAACTGATTGCGGGTTTCAACTTATGAAGGAACTTTTAAATTTCTTTTTTTCTTTTGTTTTTTTCCATAGATTAAATCCGTTAACTTAGGTGCAAAGATAAAAAACAGGATACCGAGCATTGCCGATACTAAAATAAACATGCCGCTGAAAACTTTTGTTGCCCCCGTGGCTATACCGGCTATGACGACAGAGAATTCTCCCCGTGGAGTAAGCGAAAATCCTGCTCTTAATGCCACTCTTTTTGACAGTCCATACCATCTCCCACCAAGCATGCCTACGATTATTTTCCCTACTAGAGCCCAACCGACAAGGGTGAAGAGCAGTCCAACATAAGGGATACCTTCCCCAAGGTTGATGGTCGTACCAAAGTGCAAGAAGAAAATTGGTAACAGTAAGTCTCTTACAGGAAGCGTTACGTTTTCAATGTCATGTGACCGTTTGGTTTCAGCAAGCATGATACCAGCTAAAAATGCACCCAAAACTTCAGAAAGACCTAATAATAAAGCAAGTCCACCATAGGTCAGCGCAATTCCGACCGTCAACAAAATGAACCTATCACTTCCGATCAGTCGCTCAATGAATTTCTCGAGCCTAGAGAACCCAAAACGACCTATCAGCATGGCACCTGCTGTCAAAAGGATAATTTTCCCTAGTAAAATAGCAAAATCCAAACCTGTAATTCCCCCATCGGAGGCCATTCCTATCAAAACGGCAACGATGATTGGCGCTACAATATCTTCAAAGATGAGGATGGCAAGTATGTATTCCGATTCCGCATTTGCAAGCCTCTTTGTACTTTCAAGCAGCTTAGCGGAAATGGAAGAGCTTGTAGCATATAAGACACCACCGATAATGAGGGAAGGCAAGAGGTCTAGTCCAAAGAACAGGCAGATGAAAGTGGAAACTCCCAGATTCAGAACGACATCGAGCAATCCCGGCTTCCAAACCTTAACGGCCATTCCTTTCAATTTCGCTAATGGAAATTCCAGACCCAGCAGGAAAAAAAGAAGCACAATTCCCACCTCGCTTGCGATATGAAGAATCTCATTATCGGAAATGAAGGATCCGATTCCAATTCCTAAAATAATATAAAGGATGACCCCTGGAATTTTTATTTTCCCACCTATATAGCTAATAAGAAAAAGAACCAATAATATGACACCTATGCTCAAAAGTATCGGTGCTCCATGATCCATCAGGAAGTGCCGCCTCCCTCACAAAGCTTGGTAAGCTTTGCAATCTGCGCCTGCTTTCCGCAGATCATCAACACATCACCTTCGTGTAGGATAACATCAATATCTGGAACGGCGATATTGTCTTCCCCTTTGACGATTCCAATGATGGAGGCACCAGTTCTAGTCCTTATCTGGGATTGCCCAATGGTCTTCCCAACAAGGGGCGATCCCTTTTTTACATCGACCCATTCAATGATGATCTGCTTTTTAAACATTTTCATTTTATCCATATCTACAGGCTGGTACATCGCACCCAATAATTGAGCCCCCAGCTCCCTTGTTTCATCCGATGTCATAGAAATGGAAAAGTCCGCTTCATCACTATCAGGGTCATCAAAGAAGTACATTTCTCTTTTACCGGAATGGTGTACAACTAACACGACCATATTACCTTCTGCCGTGATAAAGGATATTTTTTTGCCTATTCCGGGCAGTTCGGTAGTTTTAAATTGCATGTCTTTTCCTCCTAGATAAAAAAGAGAAGGAGGTTCGTCCCCTTCTCCCTGCAATATACAATATTATGCGATTACAAGATAAATGATTCCAATCAAAACAAAAATTACGCACAAGCCTATTAATACTTTCGCTAAAGTTTCCACAGTTTCCTTCTCCTTACCCGATACTTGCCCCTATGATAAATGATAGGCCAACGGAAATGACAAAAGAGATAAAGCCAACTGCCCGGTTGTCATTTCGTATTTCTTCATCGATGTTAAAACTTGGTGTCAAAAATTCAAAAATGAAATAAGCAAACAGCAATAGTAAAAAGCCTGCCGCACCCCATCCTATCATCGTCAGCAACGTGTCATGATCACTGATGGAGTATCGGAAAATATTCGCAATACCCAATATCTTTCCGCCAGTCGCCATCGCTACGGCAAGATTCCCCTTTTTGATTTCTTCCATATTTTTATACTTCGTCACTAATTCAAAGATAGCCAGAAATAAAACAAGACACAAAACCACCACACTGAAATTTGCAGCCGTTCTGACTAATTCATTTTCCCAAAAACTAGACATATCAGGCTCCCTTCCTATTTCAGTTCGACGACGGTTACACCAGTGCCACCTTCAGATGCCTCACCGAATCGATAATTTTTTACAGAACGATGGTTTTTCAGGTAATTTTGGACCCCGACACGCAATGCTCCGGTCCCTTTTCCATGTATGATCGATACCCGGTGGTAGCCTGCCAGTGTCGCATCATCTAGGTATTTCTCCACTCTCATCAATGCATTTTCAAAGCGCTCACCACGAAGGTCAAGTTCTATGCTTACATGATAATCTTTCCCTTTGATGGTTGCCAATGGCTTTGTTTCCACCGGTTTTGGCCTGCTGATGTATTGTATATCCTTTGTTTTCACTTTCATTTTCAGGATGCCGATTTGAACCTGCCACTCTTTGTCCCCCGTTTTTTCTACTAGGTGACCTTTTTGATTAAGACTTAGTACCTTTACTTCGTCTCCTGGCTCAAGAGTTTGATTCGTTGCTTCCTGCTTCTTGGTGGAAGCAGATTTTTTAACAGTTGGCACGGCGCCTTCCAAACGTTTCTTCGCGTCTATCAATTCATGCTCTTTGACATTAGCATGTTGTTCGATTCTCATCTTGCGTAACTCGCGGATGACCTTCTCTGCTTCTTCCTTGGCATCTTCGACCATCTTCTCCGCTTTTGCCGCCGCTTTTTCATAAAGTTTGTCACGCTGCTCATTCAGTTCCTGCATTTGTTGTTCAAGGTCCTCATGCAGTTTTTGTGATGTTTTTCTTAACTGTTCCGCTTCTTTCCATTCCTCTTCCGCCCTTTTTTGAGAGGCTTCTAAAGAGGCAATCATGTTCTCGACTTTGTTGCTGTCCTCACTCACAAATTCTTTCGCCCGGTCAATGACATCCATGCTCAATCCAAGTCGTTTGGATATTTCAAACGCGTTACTTCTTCCTGGAACCCCAATAAGTAAACGATAGGTCGGGCTTAAGGTGTCCACATCAAATTCCACACTGGCATTCACCACACCTTCCCGGTTATAGCCATATGCTTTTAGCTCCGGATAGTGGGTGGTTGCAATGACACAGGCACCACGCTGATACACTTCATCAAGAATGGAGATGGCCAGGGCCGCACCTTCTTGCGGGTCTGTTCCTGCACCGAGCTCGTCAAAAAGAACGAGGCTGTCATGGTCGACTTTTTTTAGGATATCCACAATATTAACCATGTGAGAAGAAAATGTACTTAAACTCTGTTCAATGGATTGCTCGTCGCCGATATCTGCATATACTGCGGAGAATACCCCGACTTCTGAACCGTCTTGTGCCGGCACATGCAATCCGGATTGTGCCATGATGGTCAAGAGGCCCAACGTTTTCAAAGTGACCGTTTTACCACCTGTATTAGGTCCGGTTATGACAATGGAAGTATAGTCCTTTCCAAGCTCAATGGTGTTCGGGACCACTTCTTCTTCTGAAATGAGAGGATGTCTTGCCTGAACCAATCTCACAAATTTCTCATTATTGATTTCCGGCTTGGTTCCACGGATGAATTTTCCGTATTTCGCCTTTGCAAACATAAAATCAATCTCTGCCAAAATACTTACATTTTCAAGAAGGTCCCGCGCAGCTTCTGCCACTTCTCCTGACAATTCAGCCAATATGCGATCGATCTCGAGCTTCTCTTTTACCTTCGCTTCCTGCAGGACATTGTTCAGATCCACTACCTGCTGAGGTTCAATGAACAAGGTCGCACCAGATGAGGATTGGTCATGTACAATTCCTCCATAAGCACCACGGTATTCCTGTTTTACCGGAATCACATAACGCTCATTACGGATGGTGATGATGGCGTCGGATAGCATTTTTTGCGCATTAGATGAACGAATCATGCTTTCTAGCTTTTCGCGCACCCTGGATTCTGTTGACCTTAATTGCTGGCGAATTCCTCGTAATTTATCACTTGCCCCGTCCAACACTTCTCCGTATTCATCTATACAGTTCTTGATATTGCGTTCAAGCTCCGGATAGATGACTAACTGGTCCATATAGCTTTTCATGATCGGAATGGAGATTTCCTCTTCCAGTACCGTTTCCACGAATCGATCAAGCTTGCGCGCCGCATAGATGGTTCCTGCTATATCCAAAAGCTCATGGGTGTTCAATGTCCCGCCAATCTCGGCACGCTTCACATGCGCTCTGATATCTGTGATGCCTCCAAGTGGAACCTCCCCTTTTAATCTAAGAATGGTTGCCGCTTCATCTGTTTGCAGCTGCCTTTCCACAACCTCCTCATAGTTGGTCGCTGGTGTCAGCTGGGCCACTTTTTCTTTTCCTAAGGATGAGGCAGAAAATGTAGCTAATTTATCTTTTACTTTATTAAATTCCAATACCTTTAAAACTCTCGGTTGCACGTACCCATAACTCCCTTCTTTACTTGCTTACGTATGGTGTCGTGTTAAATACTTCTTTAACTCTTCTGGTGACCATGTATTGATCACATTTTCCTTTTTAATCCAGCCTTTTCTTGCCGTGGCCACTCCAATTTCCATGTGATCAAGCATATCAATGCTATGTGCATCTGTATTGATGACAAGTTTCACCCCGGCATCTTGGGCAAGACGCACATAATGGCTGGCAAGATCTAATCTATTCGGGTTTGCATTAAGTTCAAGTGCCGTATTTGTTTCCTTAGCAAGCTGAATCAACATTTCCACATCCACATCATAGCCTTCTCTGCGTCCAATAAGGCGACCTGTCGGGTGGGCAATGATATCCACATGATAATTCTCCAACGCCGTTTTTAATCGCTCCATGATAACTTCCCTTTTTTGTGAAAAGCTTGAATGAATCGAAGCGATGACAATATCCATCTCCGCCATCAGCTCGTCATCATAATCAAGGGAGCCGTCCGGTAGTATATCCATTTCCACACCTGACAAGATGGTGATATCGTCATACTTTTCATTTAACTTCCTAATTTCTGCCTTCTGTTGTCTCAGGCGATCTGGTGTAAGTCCGTTTGCCACTTTCAAATATTGAGAATGGTCGGTGATCGCCATATATTTATACCCTTTTGCACGGTTCGCTTCAATCATCTCTTCTATTGTATGGGCACCATCGCTCCATGTGGAGTGCATATGTAGGTCCCCGCGAATATCATTTAATGAAACCAAAGGGACTTCTCCATTTTCTAACGCATAATCGACTTCCGTTCCATCCTCCCTTATTTCAGGTGGGATGAATGGGAGATTAAAATGTTTGAAGAATTCCTCTTCCGATCCGAAGTGTTTGATTTCCCCAGTTTCAACATCCTCCACACCATATTCACTAATTTTCTCTCCTCGCTCTTTAGCGAGTTGCCTCATGCGGACATTATGATCCTTTGAACCGGTGAAATGGTGAAGAGTCGTGGGAAAACTTAGTGGTTCCACCATACGGAAATCAACGGATACATCATAGTCATATTTTAAAATGATGGATACTTTCGTATCACCATTGGCGATAATCTCTATAACCCTATCCATCTTCACAAGCTGCTCTCGTACCTTTTCTGGATTAGTTGTGGAAATGATAAAATCCAGATCCTTGATCGTTTCTCTATATCTGCGCAGGCTTCCAGCACGGGAATATTCTTCTAACCCATCAACAGTTGATAGGAACTGTTCTATCTGCTCGGCAATTGGTGTCATAAAAGAGATCGGCAAACGGTCAGGACGTTTGCCCACTTCTTCGATGGCAGAAAGGATTTTCTCTTCCGTCTTCTTACCAAATCCCGCAAGCGCCTGCACCTTTTCAGCTTCACATGCCTCTTTCAGACTTGTTATATCTACTACGTCCAGCTCTTGATAAAGTTTAGCTATTTTCTTTCCGCCTAATCCTGGAAGTTTCAATAACGGAACCAATCCCTCCGGCACTTCCTGCTGTAGCTCCTCTAATACGGAAGATTTGCCTGTTTCCATAATCTCCTGGATAACAGCCGCTGTTCCTTTACCAATTCCACTTATCTTTGTAAAGTCATCAATTTGACTCAGGCTTCTCTCATCATTTTCAAGGGCCAACGCCGCTTTCCTAAAAGCAGAAACCTTAAAGCCATTCTCGCCTTTCAGTTCCATATATATCGCAATCGTCTCCAACCATTTCACGATCTGTTTTTTGTTCATCCTTATCACCTAACCTTATGTAAACTTATCCTATTAGAATCATACAAATAATTAGAGGAAATGTACAATCGAAGTTACTTGGGATAACGGAAAATCGAGTCTGCAGTAATTTTCCAAGAAAAAAATGAAACCTTTCGTCCTTGTATACAGTATAAACTACTAAGAGTTTCCTATTTTTTCGCTTTGTTTAACATCGCTGTTGATTTTCGCACTGGGCTTCGCTTACCCAAAGGGCGATGCTTGAGCCTTCCCTCTCCGTTACGGGGTCTCAAGCTACCGCTACCTCCAGTCGGAGTCTTCGGCCATTGCTACCATCAACAGCTAGAATATCAAATTAGTCATTGGATTATTATTTTATCGTTTGTTTGCATAACTAAAAGGAGGAATGTGTGTATGAGTATTATCGCGAGATTCAGAGATATTATGTCCAGTAACATTAACGCTTTGTTGGATAAAGCGGAGAACCCGGAGAAAATGATTGACCAATATTTACGGAACCTGAACAGTGATTTAGGAAAGGTAAAAGCGGAAACCGCATCCGTCATGGCTCAGGAGCAGCGTTCCAAGAGGGAATGGGATGCATGCAGGGACGATATGGAGAAAATGGAACGATATGCGATCAAAGCGTTGGAAGCTGGTAATGAGGATGATGCAAGAAAGTTCCTCGAGAGAAAAAGAACGCTTGAGACCACTTTCTCCGAACTGGAAGCATCCTATCAACTGGCTAGAAACAACTCCCTTCAGATGAAACAGATGCATGATAAATTGGTTTCTGATATCGGCGAATTGGAAGCGCGCAGAAATATGCTCAAAGCGAAATGGTCTGTCGCCAAAACGCAAGAGAGAATGAATAAAATCGGAGATTCCGCAACACGAGCAGGGGGATCGATTACCGCATTCGGCAGAATGGAAGACAAAGTGAACCGGGCACTCGATGAAGCAAACGCAATGGCAGAGCTAAATACAGGTCCAAAGGATGACATTGAAGACCTTACAGCAAAATACGATCAGCAAAGTGCAAATGTTGATAATGAGCTAGAAGCGTTAAAGGCGAGATTGAAGAATAATAATTAGTCATCGTAAACGAAGCTGTAGCATACTCGCTACAGCTTTGAAATGTATAGATAGAAAATACTTGTACCAAAAAGGAGAGAGGTGATTTCAAATGATCCTTCATTACAAATGCCCAGGCTGCGGAAGCGATATGAGTTTTGATGCCGACTCAGGCAAACTGTCCTGTCAAAGTTGTGGCCTCCGGGAAAATATTGAAGAACATCCGGAACAGTTGATTACAGCAACTTTTACAGAGGATGAAGTAAAGGAATATCAATGTGAGAACTGTGGAGCGGTCCTGATGACGGAAATAGAAACCACCGCAACTAGTTGCAGCTTTTGCGGAGCCGGGGTGGTCATTGCGGATCGATTGTCAGGCAACCTTGCTCCTGCTAAAGTCATCCCCTTTACAATCAGCAAAGAGGCGGCAATCAGCGCATTTCAGAAATGGTGTGGCAAGGGCCTCCTGACACCAAAGGGTTTTATGAGTGCAGATCGAATCAAGAGCATCACGGGAATCTATGTACCTTTTTGGTTGTATGATTTGAATAGCAAGGTCCAAGTACAAGCGGTCGGGACCAAGGTAAGAACCTATAGCCAAGGAGATTACATTTATACCGAGACAAAGTATTATGATGCCTTCCGAGACATCAATCTAGACTATGTCAAAATCCCGGTAGATGCTTCAGAAAAAATGAATGATGAACTGATGGATAAATTGGAGCCATTCCCTTATGATCAGCTAAAGGAATTCAAAACTCCTTATCTAGTAGGGTATGTGGCGGAGAAGTATAACTATGACGACAAAGAACTCCTACCAAGGGCAAAGCATAAAATAAGCGGATATATCGATTCCTACATACATTCCACTCTATCCGGCTATCAATCGATTAACTTCAAGGAAAAAAAGATAGATACGAAAAGTGTAAATAACCATTACGTGTTATTGCCTGTATGGATGATCAGCTATGATTATGCTCAATCAGAGCATACTTTTGCCATGAATGGCCAGACAGGAAAAGTGGTTGGTAAACCTCCGATCAGTATGGGCAAAGTGGCGATGTGGTTCAGTGGTGTTGCCGGCGGTACCCTCCTTGCGATGAAATCAATCGCCTACATGATGGGAGGCGGGTTCTGGTGAGAAGGTACAAAAGCATTTATTCATTTATCATCGCAGTTTTTTTAGTGGTAACATTGGGATTCACCGCACAGGCTGAATCGGTTAACCAGAAACAATTTGTATACGATTATGCCGGGATATTGACGGACCAGGAAGTCACACAACTTGATTCGTTAGCCAATGAGCTTGGTGCTGAATCCGATACTGCTTTTCTCGTTATCACAGCGAATGGAACGGATGGTATGGATATCGAAGAATATGTAGGAGACTTTTATGATGAAAATGCCCCTGGGTATGACCAGCCTTATGGAAACACAGCCATTCTGGCCATCGACTTGGAAGAACGGGATATATATTTGGCAGGATTCAAAAAAGCGGAACTTTATTTGAATGATCAACGGTTGGATCTGATCCTGGAGAGTATAACACCTGCCCTCTCTCAAGGAAACTACTATGAGGCATTTTCAGAGTTTATTTCAAGTTCCCATTCCTATATGGGCATGGAACCAGAAACGAGTGATGATAACCCAGGTTCTTATCCTGATAATAATGACGGGTACCAAAATTATGAGGAAGAGTATTATGCAGGAGGAAACCCCTCAGATAATCTCTTTTTCCAGCTATGGTTCCAGCTTTTGGTTTCATTCATCGTTGGCGGAGCCGTTGTAGGGATCCTTGCTTATAACTCTGGTGGAAGAGTCACTGTAAATTCCGGAACCTATATGAATAGCAACAGCTCCAAAGTACTGCATCGACATGATAGATACCTCAGAAAGACAGTGACAAGAGTCAAGAAGCCGACCAATAACAACAACAATAGCGGCGGGTTCACAGGCGGTGGCGGCATCACAGGTGGCGGTCATTCCCACAGCGGCAGCAGAGGGAAATTTTAATATGCTGGTTGGCTGAATTGTGTGATGACAGATTCACTAACTGTTGATTGTTTCACAGGGCGAAGTCTCCGGCGGGAAGTAGCGGTAGTTTGAGAGCCCTGAAGCGTTGTGAGGAGGCTCAAGCACCGCCCCTCTGGATAAGCGAAACCCAGTGCGGAAACCAACAGCGGCAGACGAGAGAAATTTTATAAAGTAAGGAGAAGAATTAACATGTCATTTTTCAGAAACCAATTTGCCAATGTCATTGAATGGCAAGAATTCAGAGAAGATATGATCTTCTATAAATGGAACAACAAAGAAATCAAAAAAGGAAGCAAGCTGATTATTCGCCCCGGCCAAGATGCCATCTTCTTCAACAACGGGAAAATAGAAGGAGTATTCCGTGATGAAGGCACCTATGATGTGGAGTCGCAGATCATCCCATTTTTATCCACATTGAAGGGATTTCGTTTTGGCTTCAACAGTGGTATGCGCGTGGAGGTCCTTTTCGTCAACACGAAAGAATTCACCGTAAAATGGGGCACCAAAAATGCCATCAACATTCCGGCACCGGGTCTACCTGGGGGAATGCCTATCCGAGCAAATGGAACATTCCAATTCAAGGTTGATGATTATATCGCGTTGATCGATAAAATAGCCGGGGTCAGGGAGCGCTATCTTGTAGAGGATGTCAGAATCCGGATCACTTCTGTTCTCGATCAGTTATTGATGAAGTGGATTACTCGGGAAGGCAAGGATATGTTCAATCTTCAGTCCAATTCTTTTGAAATATCCAAAGGCATCAAAGAAGACTTGGATATGCAAATCATTGATAACGGTCTTACCATTACAGGTTTTCAAGTGATGAGCTTCAATTATCCAAAAGAGATCCAGGATATGATCTCCAAAACAGCCTCACACGGTATGGTCGGTGATGTGGATAAATACCAGCGACTATCCATGGTCGATGGCATGTCATCCGGAAAGATGGGTGGTAGTGGAGCTGCCTCTGATATGGCAGGCATGATGATGGGCATGAACATGGCAAATCAAATGATGAATCAGATGAATCAACAAAACCAAAACAATACTGGGCAAAATCAGCCTCAGCCTCCTGCACAACCGGTGACTCCACCAGCTTCTGAAGGGCAGCCTGCAGTATCTGAAGCCAAACCAAATTTCTGTCCTAACTGTGGCACCAAAACAGCTGGCGGCAACTTTTGTGCTAACTGTGGGCATAAACTAGTTTAGATATTACCTAAACAACATAAAAAGCAGCAGTTCATATGTGAACCGCTGCTTCAGCTTGTAGAAAAAGTAAATTTATTTTCAAGATGTGCAATTCCCATGTTGATCGTAGTGGAAGGCGCGCAGACTCCTGCGGGAGGAAGGGACAGGGGAGACCCCGCAGGGCGCAGCCTGAGGAGGCTCCCGGACCGCCCGCGGAAAGCGAAGCGCCTGTAACGGAGAGCAACAGTCATATGCAAATATATAGATAATTAAGGTTTGTCAACAGACTAAAAGCAGAAGTTCAT is part of the Sutcliffiella sp. FSL R7-0096 genome and harbors:
- a CDS encoding TetR/AcrR family transcriptional regulator is translated as MKQQKPKYKQIIDAAVIVIAENGYHHAQVSKIAKQAGVADGTIYLYFKNKEDILISLFQEKMGLFVEKIRQEIAGKSTSTEKLLTLIEKHFTMLAADHHLAIVTQLELRQSNLELRLKINEVLKGYLHVVDEILLAGTKNGELRADLDVRLARQMVFGTIDETVTTWVMNDQKYDLASIAPRVHELLIKGFGATP
- a CDS encoding endonuclease MutS2, coding for MQPRVLKVLEFNKVKDKLATFSASSLGKEKVAQLTPATNYEEVVERQLQTDEAATILRLKGEVPLGGITDIRAHVKRAEIGGTLNTHELLDIAGTIYAARKLDRFVETVLEEEISIPIMKSYMDQLVIYPELERNIKNCIDEYGEVLDGASDKLRGIRQQLRSTESRVREKLESMIRSSNAQKMLSDAIITIRNERYVIPVKQEYRGAYGGIVHDQSSSGATLFIEPQQVVDLNNVLQEAKVKEKLEIDRILAELSGEVAEAARDLLENVSILAEIDFMFAKAKYGKFIRGTKPEINNEKFVRLVQARHPLISEEEVVPNTIELGKDYTSIVITGPNTGGKTVTLKTLGLLTIMAQSGLHVPAQDGSEVGVFSAVYADIGDEQSIEQSLSTFSSHMVNIVDILKKVDHDSLVLFDELGAGTDPQEGAALAISILDEVYQRGACVIATTHYPELKAYGYNREGVVNASVEFDVDTLSPTYRLLIGVPGRSNAFEISKRLGLSMDVIDRAKEFVSEDSNKVENMIASLEASQKRAEEEWKEAEQLRKTSQKLHEDLEQQMQELNEQRDKLYEKAAAKAEKMVEDAKEEAEKVIRELRKMRIEQHANVKEHELIDAKKRLEGAVPTVKKSASTKKQEATNQTLEPGDEVKVLSLNQKGHLVEKTGDKEWQVQIGILKMKVKTKDIQYISRPKPVETKPLATIKGKDYHVSIELDLRGERFENALMRVEKYLDDATLAGYHRVSIIHGKGTGALRVGVQNYLKNHRSVKNYRFGEASEGGTGVTVVELK
- a CDS encoding DUF350 domain-containing protein, yielding MSSFWENELVRTAANFSVVVLCLVLFLAIFELVTKYKNMEEIKKGNLAVAMATGGKILGIANIFRYSISDHDTLLTMIGWGAAGFLLLLFAYFIFEFLTPSFNIDEEIRNDNRAVGFISFVISVGLSFIIGASIG
- a CDS encoding cation:proton antiporter regulatory subunit → MQFKTTELPGIGKKISFITAEGNMVVLVVHHSGKREMYFFDDPDSDEADFSISMTSDETRELGAQLLGAMYQPVDMDKMKMFKKQIIIEWVDVKKGSPLVGKTIGQSQIRTRTGASIIGIVKGEDNIAVPDIDVILHEGDVLMICGKQAQIAKLTKLCEGGGTS
- a CDS encoding long-chain-fatty-acid--CoA ligase — protein: MEQVVNKPWLSLYPDEIPHEINFEERTLQSFLKQAAEEYPTKTAISFLGKKLTFEEVYDQSLKLANYLKGLGIEKGDRVSIMLPNCPQAVISYYGVLFAGGIVVQTNPLYMERELEYQVNDSGSEVIITLDILYPRVSKVKALTKLKHVIVTGIKDYLPFPKNMLYPFVQKKQYGIVVKVEHSGENHLFTEVIKQSEAQMIDIPIDPNEDLALLQYTGGTTGFPKGVMLTHMNLVSNTMMSVKWMYRCKKAQEKVIGILPFFHVYGMTAVMNLSIMQAFEMVLLPKFDPETTLKTIQKEKPTLFPGAPTIYIALLNHPDIQKYDLSSIDSCISGSAALPVEVQEQFERVTGGKLVEGYGLSEASPVTHANFLWDERVSGSIGIPWPNTESVILSMENGELAPVGEIGEIAVKGPQIMKGYWNRKEETEAVLKDGWLLTGDLGYMDERGYFYVVDRKKDMIIAGGFNIYPREIEEVLYEHEQIQEVVVAGVPDAYRGETVKAYIVKKAGATLTEEELDAYARKHLAAYKVPRLYEFRDELPKTAVGKILRRALVDEEKQKIAK
- a CDS encoding cation:proton antiporter yields the protein MDHGAPILLSIGVILLVLFLISYIGGKIKIPGVILYIILGIGIGSFISDNEILHIASEVGIVLLFFLLGLEFPLAKLKGMAVKVWKPGLLDVVLNLGVSTFICLFFGLDLLPSLIIGGVLYATSSSISAKLLESTKRLANAESEYILAILIFEDIVAPIIVAVLIGMASDGGITGLDFAILLGKIILLTAGAMLIGRFGFSRLEKFIERLIGSDRFILLTVGIALTYGGLALLLGLSEVLGAFLAGIMLAETKRSHDIENVTLPVRDLLLPIFFLHFGTTINLGEGIPYVGLLFTLVGWALVGKIIVGMLGGRWYGLSKRVALRAGFSLTPRGEFSVVIAGIATGATKVFSGMFILVSAMLGILFFIFAPKLTDLIYGKKQKKKRNLKVPS